In Methanosphaera sp. ISO3-F5, a genomic segment contains:
- a CDS encoding GyrI-like domain-containing protein, which translates to MEIVEKKIPDQKLAYVPHIDSFSKLPEFIEEVGELIADNNLEAVGYPYGSYDNDLEEHAENDQIFEVGMPIKSFDMGGKPAGRLGKLGLKELASHTVLSAIHRGSHKNFNKSIREMVEYAVENHYDIVGPITEIYIPADPGTPVEDTVTEIHLPVIYMGPKRD; encoded by the coding sequence ATGGAAATAGTAGAAAAAAAGATACCGGACCAGAAATTAGCTTATGTGCCACACATTGACAGTTTCAGCAAATTACCTGAATTTATTGAAGAAGTTGGGGAATTGATTGCTGATAATAATCTTGAAGCAGTAGGATATCCTTATGGTTCATATGATAATGATTTAGAAGAACATGCAGAAAATGATCAAATATTTGAAGTGGGAATGCCTATAAAATCATTTGACATGGGTGGAAAGCCAGCTGGACGTCTTGGAAAGCTTGGATTAAAGGAATTGGCAAGTCATACTGTGCTGTCTGCTATTCATAGGGGTTCACATAAGAATTTTAACAAGTCTATTCGTGAAATGGTTGAATATGCTGTGGAAAATCATTATGATATTGTGGGTCCTATAACAGAGATTTATATTCCTGCAGATCCTGGAACTCCTGTTGAGGATACTGTTACTGAAATTCATTTGCCTGTTATTTATATGGGTCCAAAAAGAGATTAA
- a CDS encoding translation initiation factor IF-5A: protein MATKVVEIKTLKQGKYLVLGGEASKITSISTSSPGKHGAAKARIEAVGIFDNQKRSLVKPVNAKVDVPIIDKRAGQVIALMGSEVQIMDLETYETIDLPIPEDLKDEIVEGREIEYIEAMGNMKIMRTKGGN, encoded by the coding sequence ATGGCAACTAAAGTAGTAGAAATTAAAACTTTAAAACAAGGAAAATACTTAGTATTAGGCGGAGAAGCTTCAAAAATTACCAGCATTTCAACATCATCACCTGGTAAACACGGTGCAGCAAAAGCACGTATCGAAGCAGTAGGTATCTTTGATAACCAAAAAAGAAGTCTTGTAAAACCTGTGAACGCTAAAGTTGATGTACCTATCATTGACAAAAGAGCAGGACAAGTAATTGCATTAATGGGTAGCGAAGTACAAATCATGGACTTAGAAACCTACGAAACAATCGATTTACCAATACCTGAAGACTTAAAAGATGAAATCGTAGAAGGTAGAGAAATCGAATACATCGAAGCAATGGGTAACATGAAAATTATGAGAACCAAAGGTGGAAACTAG
- the dnaG gene encoding DNA primase DnaG — MTHKNAKYHDDEEYYYVFKDEITTTKYLIHSQINAKGFVEKPDVVGAIFGQTEGLLSDSLDLRELQKTGRIGRIKVDMTNKSGKTKGEIIIPSSLDRIETTILAASLETINRVGPCEASLRVTSIEDVRAVKRRTIVERAKELYKNMMEEFTPESSRMIDEVKESIKVPEIIEYGEDKLPAGPNTPTSDAILIVEGRSDVLNLLKYGIKNTIAVEGVNVPKTVADLTKERTVTAFLDGDRGGDLILKELLQIGDIDYVTRAPRGQEVEYLNKDQVIYALKNKTSVEKITNHANFNHNQHNYHHKRKTNDKTPTKQEIKEEEKFSDLTRQLKDQLELEIKQAEQDKQTQQQTTTATQKNEKTKEEKQEPEQQEKPVKKQNKYITALDEIKGTGKGILYDDQFNNIKEVKVENLFNEIRTNQNKIQTVVFDGIISQRLVDLSKEKNIEYLVAVKMSEVVKKPETIKIITK, encoded by the coding sequence ATGACTCATAAAAATGCAAAATATCATGATGATGAAGAATATTACTATGTTTTCAAGGACGAAATAACAACAACAAAATACTTAATACACTCACAAATAAACGCAAAAGGATTCGTAGAAAAACCTGACGTTGTAGGAGCAATATTCGGACAAACCGAAGGACTACTAAGTGACAGCCTAGACCTAAGAGAACTACAAAAAACAGGAAGAATAGGCAGAATAAAAGTAGACATGACCAACAAATCAGGAAAAACAAAAGGTGAAATAATAATCCCATCAAGCCTAGACAGGATAGAAACAACAATCCTAGCAGCATCACTAGAAACTATCAACAGAGTAGGACCATGTGAAGCAAGTCTAAGAGTAACCTCAATCGAAGACGTTCGAGCAGTAAAAAGACGAACAATAGTAGAAAGAGCAAAAGAACTATACAAAAACATGATGGAAGAATTCACACCAGAAAGCTCCAGAATGATCGACGAAGTAAAAGAATCAATCAAAGTACCAGAAATAATAGAATACGGAGAAGACAAACTACCAGCAGGACCAAACACTCCAACATCAGATGCAATCCTCATAGTAGAAGGAAGATCCGACGTACTAAACCTACTAAAATATGGAATAAAAAACACCATAGCAGTAGAAGGAGTAAACGTACCAAAAACAGTAGCAGACCTAACCAAAGAAAGAACAGTAACAGCATTCCTCGATGGAGACAGAGGAGGAGACCTAATACTTAAAGAACTACTCCAAATAGGAGACATAGACTACGTAACAAGAGCACCAAGAGGTCAAGAAGTAGAATACCTAAACAAAGACCAAGTAATATACGCACTAAAAAACAAAACATCAGTAGAAAAAATAACAAACCACGCAAACTTCAACCACAACCAACACAACTACCATCACAAAAGAAAAACAAACGACAAAACACCAACAAAACAGGAAATAAAAGAAGAAGAAAAATTCTCAGACCTAACAAGACAACTAAAAGACCAACTAGAACTAGAAATAAAACAAGCAGAACAAGACAAACAAACACAACAACAAACAACAACAGCAACACAGAAAAACGAAAAAACCAAAGAAGAAAAACAAGAACCAGAACAACAAGAAAAACCAGTAAAAAAACAAAACAAATACATAACAGCTCTAGACGAAATCAAAGGCACAGGAAAAGGCATACTATACGATGACCAATTCAACAACATAAAAGAAGTCAAAGTAGAAAACCTTTTCAACGAAATAAGAACAAACCAGAACAAAATACAAACAGTAGTATTTGATGGAATAATAAGCCAAAGACTAGTAGACCTATCAAAAGAAAAAAACATCGAATACCTGGTAGCAGTAAAAATGAGTGAAGTTGTAAAAAAACCTGAAACAATAAAAATAATAACAAAATAG
- the xerA gene encoding site-specific tyrosine recombinase/integron integrase, whose product MSENYLEEIEFEEQIEDYILEMDIQSYSQNTLKTYSSILHSFYGFLLQQKTIKNEAGLLRAFKKYLQHLKRDNEVSQNYLYLVTVVLKKFFMFAEIEITDEIKAPKRTKSLPKSLNEQEVYDLIHAKDDKYDPERDNPQNISRLRNKLILTLLYSTGLRVSELIKLKINTIDPEERTIRVRGKGEKDRIVIFDDTTLELIKEYLIKRGVENEYLFVNQKNHTLTPRYIQYMIKEYAQAAGIERKVTPHVLRHSFATHLLKNGVDIRAIQQLLGHSNLSTTQIYTSVDMHTLKGAYDNAWLNREHNVRKNKELESID is encoded by the coding sequence ATGTCAGAAAATTATTTGGAAGAAATAGAATTTGAAGAACAAATAGAAGATTACATACTAGAAATGGATATTCAAAGCTATTCACAAAACACACTAAAAACATATTCCTCAATACTACACAGTTTCTATGGATTCCTACTTCAACAAAAAACAATAAAAAACGAGGCAGGATTACTAAGAGCATTTAAGAAATACTTACAACATTTAAAAAGAGATAACGAAGTATCACAAAACTATCTCTACCTAGTAACGGTAGTGCTGAAAAAGTTCTTCATGTTCGCAGAAATAGAAATAACAGATGAAATAAAAGCACCAAAAAGAACAAAATCATTACCAAAATCATTAAATGAACAAGAAGTATACGACCTAATACATGCAAAAGATGATAAATACGATCCAGAACGAGATAACCCCCAAAACATATCCAGACTCAGAAACAAACTAATACTAACACTACTATACTCCACGGGACTACGAGTATCCGAACTCATAAAACTAAAAATTAACACAATAGACCCAGAGGAAAGAACAATAAGAGTACGAGGTAAAGGAGAAAAAGACCGAATAGTAATATTTGACGACACAACACTGGAACTAATCAAGGAATACCTGATAAAACGGGGCGTAGAAAACGAATACCTATTCGTAAATCAGAAAAACCATACACTAACACCACGATACATACAATACATGATAAAAGAATATGCACAAGCAGCAGGAATAGAAAGAAAAGTAACACCCCACGTACTAAGACACTCATTCGCAACACACCTACTTAAAAATGGTGTTGACATCAGAGCAATCCAACAATTACTCGGCCACAGCAACCTAAGTACAACACAAATATATACCAGCGTAGACATGCACACACTCAAAGGTGCATACGATAACGCATGGTTAAACAGGGAACATAATGTGCGAAAAAACAAAGAACTCGAAAGCATAGACTAA
- a CDS encoding right-handed parallel beta-helix repeat-containing protein, translating into MIKKIFPILAIILVLTCISSVSAEDNQTHSLHSENTIQHETNQVHKTITKQTNTTVKSSTQTKSKIYVSTKGNDSNNGTENSPKRTIKDAIKSVKSGGTIHITPGKYYESGLTINKNINIIGENTKTTIINSQDKQAIKITAKANLKLFTIQQAKTNGSGGAIHNKGILKLENMTITTSTAKQSGGAIYNEGQLSIINSTLRQNNATNGGAIYNTNRALLKNCLFTKNNARSGSSIYTNGYLNIEECNFTKNQNTTIYITNNETRIKSSKFTYNNATNGGSIYNKQSILKINNVTFTKNNAKTSGGTIYNTGTTNIRNSQFKSNTAHYGATITNKNTTILHNNRFSNNNATLSGGAIYNTAKLSIKNNTFHNNRATNGGAIYSKTGTPIKINITYSHFTHNTAKTGGAIYAYNHTILNIKYSTFKSNNQSAIYIKTDQAGNNIYNSTFTKNSATYGGAIRNAYTNTSIKKNTFHENSANYGSTLHNFKGNIILNYNILADNNKDLYNKGNINADYNWWGKNSINRKRTVNIKPENWIYLTLTMKESGYENENITTTVSLNNIYDGKNMKQYDVEKKLPEVQINIHMDGCGINNQSFTTNQTYSKLVNNFTEIGKAVITAILDDEKLVHNTTIHKNVKDKRISGVYVQLYYDVTPALVKRWVKAGITDVYVQAKASTDETANLRKTISLCKNTNIRVHAWVICFRNKNGKFDVSTTQQNRIKNFIRKVININGVDGVSLDYVRYSGLNPSIVKPKVITNFVKSVHTIVKKHDENMIVSASLFAEKGGTVKYYGQDYAALSPYLDVMLPMTYRYSYKASRNWIKEATQYIVDRSPYSQVVSVVQTYYENLNKIPVNVLEKDIKAGLMGGSEGYVLFRQGLISGYPKSADKL; encoded by the coding sequence ATGATTAAGAAAATTTTCCCAATACTTGCCATAATATTAGTTTTAACCTGTATTTCAAGTGTAAGTGCTGAAGATAATCAGACACATAGCCTTCATAGTGAAAACACTATACAACATGAAACCAATCAGGTTCATAAAACAATAACAAAACAGACAAACACAACTGTTAAAAGCAGCACACAGACAAAAAGCAAGATATATGTAAGTACCAAAGGTAATGATTCAAACAATGGAACAGAAAATTCACCCAAACGAACAATAAAAGATGCAATAAAAAGCGTGAAATCTGGTGGAACAATCCATATAACACCCGGAAAATACTATGAATCAGGACTAACAATAAACAAGAACATTAACATCATAGGAGAAAACACGAAAACAACAATCATAAACAGCCAAGACAAACAAGCAATAAAAATAACAGCAAAAGCAAACCTAAAACTATTCACAATACAACAAGCAAAAACAAATGGTAGCGGCGGAGCAATACACAACAAAGGAATACTAAAACTAGAAAACATGACCATAACCACATCCACCGCAAAACAGAGCGGTGGAGCCATCTACAATGAAGGACAACTAAGCATAATCAACTCCACACTCAGACAAAACAATGCAACAAATGGAGGAGCCATCTACAATACCAACAGGGCACTGCTAAAAAACTGTTTATTCACAAAAAACAATGCCCGAAGCGGAAGCAGCATATACACGAACGGATACCTGAACATTGAAGAATGCAACTTCACAAAAAACCAGAACACAACAATATACATAACAAACAATGAAACACGCATAAAATCATCCAAATTCACATACAACAACGCAACAAATGGTGGATCCATATACAACAAGCAATCCATCCTAAAAATAAACAATGTAACATTCACCAAAAACAATGCAAAAACAAGCGGAGGAACAATCTACAACACAGGAACCACAAACATAAGAAACAGTCAATTCAAATCAAACACTGCCCATTATGGTGCAACAATAACCAACAAAAACACCACAATCCTACACAACAACAGGTTCAGCAACAATAACGCAACACTAAGCGGCGGAGCAATCTACAACACCGCAAAACTAAGCATAAAAAACAACACATTCCACAACAACCGTGCCACAAATGGTGGAGCAATCTACTCCAAAACAGGAACCCCCATCAAGATAAACATCACATACTCCCACTTCACACATAACACTGCAAAAACAGGCGGAGCAATCTACGCATACAACCACACAATACTCAACATAAAATACTCCACATTCAAATCAAACAACCAAAGCGCAATATACATTAAAACAGACCAGGCAGGAAATAACATATACAACTCCACATTCACCAAAAACAGTGCAACATACGGCGGAGCCATAAGAAACGCATACACAAACACTAGCATCAAAAAGAACACATTCCATGAAAACAGTGCAAACTATGGCAGCACACTACACAACTTTAAAGGAAACATAATCCTAAACTACAACATATTAGCAGACAACAATAAGGACTTATACAATAAGGGTAACATAAACGCTGATTATAACTGGTGGGGAAAAAACAGTATAAACAGGAAGAGAACAGTTAATATAAAACCAGAGAATTGGATCTACCTCACATTAACAATGAAAGAATCAGGATATGAAAATGAAAACATTACAACAACAGTATCACTAAACAACATATATGACGGAAAAAACATGAAACAATATGATGTAGAAAAGAAACTGCCGGAAGTACAGATAAACATCCACATGGACGGGTGTGGAATAAACAACCAATCATTCACAACCAACCAGACATACAGCAAACTAGTAAACAACTTTACTGAAATAGGAAAAGCAGTGATAACAGCAATACTAGATGATGAAAAACTAGTCCACAATACCACAATCCACAAAAATGTGAAAGACAAACGAATATCCGGAGTATACGTGCAACTATACTATGATGTAACACCAGCCCTTGTTAAAAGGTGGGTTAAAGCAGGAATTACTGATGTTTATGTTCAAGCAAAAGCATCCACTGATGAAACTGCAAACTTAAGAAAAACAATATCCCTGTGTAAAAATACTAATATAAGAGTTCATGCATGGGTAATATGTTTCAGAAACAAAAATGGAAAATTTGATGTTAGCACAACCCAACAAAACCGGATAAAAAACTTTATCAGAAAAGTAATTAATATTAACGGAGTGGACGGAGTTTCATTAGATTATGTTCGTTATAGTGGATTAAATCCATCAATCGTGAAACCAAAAGTCATCACTAACTTTGTGAAAAGTGTGCATACAATAGTTAAGAAACATGATGAAAACATGATAGTATCTGCTTCATTATTTGCTGAAAAAGGTGGTACGGTCAAATATTATGGACAGGATTATGCGGCACTTAGCCCATACCTTGATGTTATGTTGCCAATGACGTACAGGTACTCATATAAAGCAAGCAGGAACTGGATTAAGGAAGCAACACAGTACATTGTTGACCGAAGCCCATACTCACAGGTAGTGTCCGTGGTACAGACATATTATGAGAATTTGAATAAGATTCCTGTGAACGTACTTGAGAAGGATATAAAGGCAGGACTAATGGGAGGATCCGAGGGATATGTTCTGTTCCGTCAGGGATTGATAAGTGGCTATCCTAAATCAGCAGACAAATTATAA
- a CDS encoding right-handed parallel beta-helix repeat-containing protein encodes MKTGGTIHITPGKYYESGLTINKNINIIGENTKTTIINSQNKQAIKITAKANLKHFTIQQAKTNGSGGAIHNKGILKLENMTITTSTAKQRGGAIHNEGQLSITNSTLRQNNATNGGAIYNTNKALLKNCLFTKNNAMTSGGAIYNTAKLSIKNNTFHNNRATNGGAIYSKTGNPIKINITYSHFTHNTAKTGGAIYAYNHTILNIKYSTFKSNNQSAIYIKTDQAGNNIYNSTFTKNSATYGGAIRNAHTNTSIKKNTFHENSANYGSTLHNFKGNIILNYNILTDNNKDIYNKGNINADYNWWGKNNIKQSRIINTKVNKWLYLHIQHKYRYLMNSSINTTISIYNIFDGKKITPISRSTNIPDYHMKIIMKKDGKIKNYNSNSGYCKLTNKFNKEGNVNFIVKAPHTIANNTLNIHATETAHLFMKSLQKNNADTATLEINVTDNLNNTIHDGSLKIYLNNKKIQTVNASSNKIKISKHDIGVYDLKVVFGAPNYHSVSKNVKLTVNPKSDYTMRIVNNPALFTEKRGTLRTIIRNNNKKTVNTGLVKFYLNDKHVGTSEVKNNLSTLKINMPPKEGNYSVKMKYYRNNKFIIACADIFTVNKPEAQIKQETFITLAGDLISNSKITSNKKDVYFAMDRTTASYNYSPNDMKIMNNIAYNLRSNGFNVKTVKNGPGETYETARYMYKNNVRNSICFVLCNGVDANVIREYLRGYDNLLTSVRKRGNDIVLGWFHGAGDIYNPDGEYYYWLEKAWDDNYSRWGGISNPRKTMEKDGIKIVFERYDMKGDSVARSFIQLYGGKITHDIPKNSTICLKTNIYNINNQNMRGNIVYTLNDKMIKNVSVEGKEYTFKYTMPNNEGTYNIKATYYSNNKMLCSTDRYVKVQ; translated from the coding sequence GTGAAAACAGGCGGAACAATCCACATAACACCCGGAAAATACTATGAATCAGGACTAACAATAAACAAGAACATTAACATCATAGGAGAAAACACGAAAACAACAATCATAAACAGCCAAAACAAACAAGCAATAAAAATAACAGCAAAAGCAAACCTAAAACATTTCACAATACAACAAGCAAAAACAAATGGTAGCGGCGGAGCAATACACAACAAAGGAATACTAAAACTAGAAAACATGACCATAACCACATCCACCGCAAAACAGAGAGGTGGAGCAATACACAACGAAGGACAACTAAGCATAACCAACTCCACACTCAGACAAAACAATGCAACAAATGGAGGAGCCATATACAATACCAACAAAGCACTGCTAAAAAACTGTTTATTCACAAAAAACAATGCAATGACAAGTGGTGGAGCTATTTACAACACCGCAAAACTAAGCATAAAAAACAACACATTCCACAACAACCGTGCCACAAATGGTGGAGCAATATACTCCAAAACAGGAAACCCCATCAAGATAAACATCACATACTCCCACTTCACACATAACACTGCAAAAACAGGCGGAGCAATCTACGCATACAACCACACAATACTCAACATAAAATACTCCACATTCAAATCAAACAACCAAAGCGCAATATACATTAAAACAGACCAGGCAGGAAATAACATATACAACTCCACATTCACCAAAAACAGTGCAACATACGGCGGAGCCATAAGAAACGCACACACAAACACTAGCATCAAAAAGAACACATTCCATGAAAACAGTGCAAACTATGGCAGCACACTACACAACTTTAAAGGAAACATAATCCTAAACTACAACATATTAACCGACAACAACAAAGACATATACAATAAGGGCAACATTAATGCAGATTATAACTGGTGGGGAAAAAACAATATAAAACAGTCACGAATCATCAATACAAAAGTAAATAAATGGTTATACCTCCACATCCAACACAAATACAGATACTTAATGAATAGCAGCATCAATACAACCATTTCAATCTATAATATATTTGATGGAAAAAAAATTACACCCATTTCCAGAAGTACAAACATCCCCGATTACCATATGAAGATAATAATGAAAAAAGACGGAAAAATTAAAAACTATAATAGTAATTCCGGTTATTGCAAGTTAACAAACAAATTTAACAAAGAAGGCAATGTAAACTTTATTGTAAAAGCACCACACACGATAGCCAATAACACATTAAACATTCATGCTACCGAAACTGCACACTTGTTTATGAAAAGTTTACAGAAAAATAATGCAGATACTGCAACATTAGAAATTAATGTTACAGACAACTTGAATAATACAATCCATGATGGAAGTCTGAAAATATATTTAAACAATAAAAAAATTCAAACAGTTAATGCATCCAGCAATAAAATCAAGATTTCAAAACATGATATAGGTGTTTATGATTTGAAAGTAGTGTTTGGTGCACCAAATTATCATAGCGTGTCAAAAAATGTTAAATTAACTGTTAATCCAAAGTCAGATTACACTATGAGAATAGTGAATAATCCTGCATTATTTACAGAAAAACGAGGAACATTAAGAACCATAATACGAAATAATAATAAAAAAACAGTGAATACGGGATTAGTAAAATTCTATTTGAATGACAAACACGTTGGAACATCTGAAGTAAAAAACAATCTTTCTACATTAAAAATTAATATGCCCCCAAAAGAAGGAAATTATTCCGTGAAAATGAAGTATTACCGGAATAATAAGTTCATAATAGCCTGTGCAGATATATTTACGGTGAATAAACCTGAAGCACAAATCAAGCAGGAAACATTTATTACATTAGCCGGCGATTTAATTTCCAATTCAAAAATAACATCCAATAAAAAAGATGTTTATTTTGCAATGGATAGAACAACAGCCTCATATAACTATAGTCCCAATGATATGAAAATAATGAATAATATTGCCTATAATTTAAGAAGCAATGGATTTAATGTTAAAACTGTTAAAAATGGTCCTGGAGAAACTTATGAAACTGCTCGTTACATGTATAAAAACAATGTGAGAAATAGTATTTGTTTCGTATTATGTAATGGTGTGGATGCTAACGTAATCAGAGAATATCTGAGAGGATATGATAATCTTCTTACAAGTGTTAGAAAGCGAGGAAATGATATTGTGCTTGGATGGTTCCATGGTGCTGGTGACATATATAATCCTGATGGTGAATATTATTATTGGCTGGAAAAGGCTTGGGATGACAATTATTCCAGGTGGGGTGGAATAAGTAATCCTCGGAAAACTATGGAAAAAGATGGAATTAAAATAGTGTTTGAAAGATATGATATGAAGGGTGATTCTGTTGCACGATCATTCATACAGTTATATGGTGGAAAGATCACACATGATATTCCGAAAAATTCTACGATTTGTTTAAAAACTAATATTTATAACATTAATAATCAGAACATGAGAGGAAATATTGTGTACACATTAAATGATAAAATGATTAAAAATGTTAGTGTAGAAGGCAAGGAGTATACATTCAAATATACCATGCCAAATAATGAAGGTACGTATAATATTAAAGCAACATATTACTCCAATAATAAAATGCTTTGTTCTACAGACAGATACGTGAAAGTTCAATAG
- a CDS encoding calcium/sodium antiporter gives MSILTIILLLVGFVFLIKGADMFVDGASDLATKLKIPSMIIGLTIVAFGTSAPEAAVSVSSALSGSNAIAISNVVGSNIFNMLAVIGITAVLYKIDITRESLVHDFPIMLVSSILLLIFIFTGSQISRLEGILFMAMIIAYVAFLIYKSMKQSSKMPVGTTHLSNGYILVYIVIGIIGIILGGNLVVDSSKEIALSIGMSETLVGLTIVSIGTSLPELITSVTAAYNKKTDIAIGNAIGSCIFNILFILGLTNTISPIKTTNIMFIDTLIMIIVAVITYILAYDKKDFNRKDGLILIALFLIYMIYIILRN, from the coding sequence ATGAGTATTTTAACTATTATCCTGTTATTGGTTGGTTTTGTCTTTCTGATTAAGGGTGCTGACATGTTTGTGGATGGTGCCAGTGATCTTGCAACTAAGCTTAAGATTCCTTCCATGATTATTGGTTTGACTATTGTTGCTTTTGGTACTAGTGCTCCTGAAGCTGCCGTTTCTGTTTCATCTGCTCTTAGTGGTAGTAATGCTATTGCTATAAGTAATGTTGTTGGTAGTAATATTTTTAATATGCTTGCTGTTATTGGTATTACGGCTGTGCTTTATAAGATTGATATTACCAGGGAATCTCTTGTTCATGATTTTCCTATCATGTTAGTCAGCAGCATATTATTGTTAATATTTATCTTCACAGGTAGCCAAATCAGTAGGCTTGAAGGTATTTTATTCATGGCAATGATTATTGCATACGTAGCTTTCCTAATCTATAAGAGTATGAAACAAAGTAGTAAAATGCCTGTGGGAACTACTCATTTAAGCAATGGATACATACTAGTTTATATCGTCATAGGTATAATCGGTATAATACTCGGAGGAAACCTAGTAGTAGACTCATCAAAAGAAATAGCACTAAGCATCGGAATGAGCGAAACACTAGTAGGACTAACAATAGTATCCATAGGAACCAGCCTACCAGAACTAATAACCAGCGTAACCGCAGCCTACAACAAAAAAACAGACATTGCAATAGGTAACGCTATAGGAAGCTGCATATTCAACATACTATTCATCCTAGGACTAACAAACACCATATCACCAATAAAAACAACAAACATCATGTTCATTGACACATTAATCATGATCATAGTAGCAGTCATAACATACATACTAGCATACGATAAAAAAGATTTCAACCGCAAAGACGGACTGATACTGATAGCATTATTCCTAATTTACATGATATACATCATCCTAAGAAACTAA
- a CDS encoding TIGR00300 family protein, with the protein MYVQKIKLSGHIIDSFTIQKVMDTIIDQGGDYEIEELNVGKHNTDISTARIRIETEKEKTLDKILDMVTDLGAQLVEEDEVELVASEKDKTVPKNFYSTTNYTTEIRYDNRWINIDNIEMDCLLVVDEKEKTATCKPLNTIHKGEMIVVGHKGVRVKPPEKSRGKNTFEFMNSEASAEKPTRSIIHKVAKEMKKIHDKGGKICVVGGPAVVHTGCSPVLAELIREGYVNKLFAGNALATHDIENALYGTSLGVKTKTGELVAHGHKHHLCAINTINKAGSIRDAVEQGVLTSGIMYECVKNDAPYVLAGSIRDDGPLPDVITDSQEAQQRMREEVQDVDMVIMIATLLHSVATGNLIPARIKSVCVDISNASVTKLSDRGSAQVISIVTDIGSFLPILLDEIHKLEETD; encoded by the coding sequence ATGTACGTTCAAAAAATTAAGCTAAGCGGACACATCATTGATTCATTCACAATACAAAAAGTCATGGACACCATCATAGACCAAGGTGGAGACTATGAAATAGAAGAATTAAATGTTGGAAAACATAACACTGACATAAGTACCGCTAGAATACGCATAGAAACAGAAAAAGAAAAAACATTAGACAAAATATTAGACATGGTAACAGACCTTGGTGCTCAACTAGTCGAAGAAGACGAAGTAGAACTAGTAGCATCCGAGAAAGACAAGACAGTGCCTAAAAACTTTTATTCAACAACTAATTACACCACAGAAATAAGATATGATAACCGTTGGATAAACATTGACAATATCGAAATGGACTGTTTACTAGTTGTTGATGAAAAAGAAAAAACCGCTACCTGTAAACCATTAAACACTATCCATAAGGGCGAAATGATAGTGGTAGGACATAAGGGTGTTAGAGTTAAACCACCAGAAAAGTCAAGGGGAAAGAATACTTTTGAATTCATGAACAGTGAAGCATCAGCCGAGAAACCAACACGCAGCATTATTCATAAAGTAGCTAAGGAAATGAAAAAAATACATGACAAAGGTGGAAAGATTTGTGTAGTTGGTGGTCCTGCAGTTGTACATACAGGCTGTTCACCAGTACTTGCCGAGTTAATACGGGAAGGATATGTTAACAAGTTATTTGCAGGTAATGCTCTTGCAACCCATGATATTGAAAATGCATTATATGGTACCAGTTTAGGAGTGAAAACTAAAACCGGTGAACTTGTTGCACATGGCCATAAACATCATCTCTGTGCAATTAACACAATCAATAAGGCTGGAAGTATAAGGGATGCTGTTGAACAGGGTGTTCTTACTAGTGGTATCATGTATGAATGTGTTAAAAATGATGCTCCTTATGTGTTAGCAGGTAGTATAAGGGATGACGGCCCATTACCTGATGTTATCACAGATTCACAGGAAGCTCAGCAACGTATGCGTGAGGAAGTTCAGGATGTTGACATGGTTATTATGATTGCCACACTCTTACATAGTGTTGCTACTGGTAACTTGATTCCTGCACGTATTAAAAGTGTTTGTGTAGATATTAGTAATGCTAGTGTCACTAAGCTTTCTGATAGGGGTAGTGCACAGGTTATTAGTATTGTTACTGATATTGGTTCTTTCTTGCCAATATTGCTTGATGAAATTCATAAACTTGAGGAAACGGATTAG